The following proteins are co-located in the Dromiciops gliroides isolate mDroGli1 chromosome 2, mDroGli1.pri, whole genome shotgun sequence genome:
- the C2H5orf47 gene encoding uncharacterized protein C5orf47 homolog, translating to MATPSPAPWRGRPRPKPHCIYVNCFGSHPCGSSIFYEGHGSWRLQRHEAGRGPWGAEAKREAEGSPGSPELASAKTGRPLASSPGTLAPRVWRSPRSPGQARGSRMGRAPMVGTEPENVSDVLEVYIPLNEAAKVTKKKKKYAAWDSVYKVISKMLDENEKIRDRMNFKQGCAKSGDLIQSKEKESSHLSG from the exons ATGGCGACACCCTCGCCCGCGCCCTGGAGGGGGCGGCCGCGGCCTAAGCCGCACTGTATTTACGTGAACTGCTTCGGCTCCCACCCTTGCGGGAGCTCCATCTTCTATGAGGGCCACGGCTCGTGGAGGCTGCAGCGGCACGAGGCGGGGAGAGGGCCCTGGGGGGCGGAGGCGAAGAGGGAGGCTGAGGGCTCCCCGGGCAGCCCTGAGCTCGCCTCGGCGAAGACGGGGAGACCTCTGGCGTCGAGCCCGGGAACCCTGGCGCCAAGGGTTTGGAGGTCACCGCGGTCGCCAGGCCAGGCCAGGGGCAGCCGAATGGGGAGGGCCCCGATGGTAGGGACCGAGCCAG aAAATGTTAGTGATGTATTAGAAGTCTACATACCTTTGAATGAGGCTGCTAAAgtcacaaagaagaagaaaaag tatgcaGCGTGGGACAGtgtttacaaagtaatttccaagATGCTGGACGAAAATGAAAAAATCAGAGACAGAATGAACTTCAAACAGGGTTGTGCTAAAA GTGGGGATCTGATCCAAAGTAAAGAAAAGGAGTCTTCTCATCTCTCTGGCTAA